A region of Aliivibrio fischeri DNA encodes the following proteins:
- the crr gene encoding PTS glucose transporter subunit IIA: MGLFDKIKSAFSSESADAGAIDIIAPLSGEIVNIEDVPDVVFAEKIVGDGIAIKPAGNKMVAPVNGTIGKIFETNHAFSIESNDGIELFVHFGIDTVELKGEGFTRIAEEGQEVKAGDTIIEFDLAVLEEKAKSTLTPVVISNMDEIKELTKLSGAVTVGESPVLKVTK; encoded by the coding sequence ATGGGTCTGTTTGACAAAATTAAAAGCGCATTTTCTTCTGAAAGCGCTGACGCTGGTGCAATCGACATCATCGCACCTCTTTCTGGTGAAATTGTAAACATCGAAGATGTGCCAGACGTAGTGTTCGCTGAAAAAATCGTTGGTGACGGTATTGCTATCAAACCTGCTGGTAACAAAATGGTTGCTCCAGTAAACGGTACAATCGGTAAAATCTTTGAAACTAACCACGCTTTCTCTATCGAATCTAACGACGGCATCGAGCTTTTCGTTCACTTCGGTATTGATACAGTTGAACTTAAAGGCGAAGGCTTCACTCGCATCGCTGAAGAAGGTCAAGAAGTTAAAGCTGGTGACACTATCATCGAATTCGATCTAGCTGTTCTTGAAGAAAAAGCTAAATCAACGCTTACTCCAGTTGTTATCTCTAACATGGACGAAATCAAAGAGCTTACTAAGCTTTCTGGTGCTGTTACTGTTGGTGAATCTCCAGTTCTTAAAGTAACTAAGTAA
- a CDS encoding Dyp-type peroxidase, whose amino-acid sequence MSYTPQTALLPEPDRFALYVTLNIKSNPQLVLEQLQTLPALIIELNENQPDANLSSAVSFGAEFWSTLSAPMPSELAKFKQLGKGDIIAPATHGDVLIHLHSNRHDLHFYILRKLMNVISEHVEIKEEVSGFRFLDSRDMTDFVDGTENPKNEARAEVALIADGEFAGGSYMMCQRFVHKLPAWNRLSVSAQEKVIGRTKPDSIELDDVPAASHVGRVDIKENGKGVKILRHSLPYGSVSGDHGLLFIAYCKTVHNFQVMLDSMYGEVDGKTDQLLRFTDAVTGGYFFAPSQEMFAELTVK is encoded by the coding sequence ATGTCTTACACTCCTCAAACGGCTCTACTGCCAGAACCAGATCGATTTGCATTATACGTTACATTAAATATTAAAAGTAATCCTCAGCTTGTATTGGAACAGCTGCAAACGCTTCCCGCTTTGATCATTGAATTAAATGAAAATCAGCCAGACGCGAACTTAAGTAGCGCAGTTTCTTTTGGTGCTGAATTCTGGTCAACGTTATCTGCACCTATGCCTTCTGAATTGGCTAAATTTAAGCAATTAGGAAAAGGCGATATTATTGCCCCTGCAACGCATGGTGATGTATTAATTCACCTTCACTCAAATCGTCATGATTTACATTTTTATATCTTACGTAAATTAATGAATGTGATTTCTGAGCATGTGGAAATTAAAGAAGAAGTATCGGGCTTTCGTTTCCTTGATTCACGCGATATGACGGATTTCGTTGATGGTACAGAGAATCCAAAAAATGAAGCTCGCGCTGAAGTTGCATTGATTGCTGACGGTGAGTTTGCTGGCGGTAGTTATATGATGTGCCAACGCTTTGTACATAAATTACCAGCATGGAACCGTTTGTCTGTTTCTGCACAGGAAAAGGTTATTGGCCGTACGAAACCAGATTCAATCGAGTTAGATGATGTTCCAGCAGCCTCACACGTAGGTCGCGTTGATATTAAGGAAAACGGTAAGGGAGTGAAGATTTTACGCCACAGCTTGCCTTACGGTTCGGTTTCTGGCGACCATGGATTACTGTTTATTGCTTACTGTAAAACGGTTCATAATTTCCAAGTAATGCTTGATAGCATGTATGGAGAAGTTGATGGAAAAACTGATCAACTATTACGTTTTACAGATGCAGTAACTGGCGGCTATTTCTTTGCTCCATCACAAGAAATGTTTGCAGAGCTGACTGTTAAATAA
- a CDS encoding DUF2919 domain-containing protein yields MQYSFDAYDEHGWLKPPVWLWFGWAILIRSVVVFVMAGASREQGTDLLALFYPSHAHLYTSLCLSLPILFYMWLSSFKKPTRPFMLTLWKQGRWLTIVMVLIDLSMLIQSVIVNRGEFQPGSALIILLLSWFLIFLCRSKRVKICFSLT; encoded by the coding sequence ATGCAGTATTCTTTTGATGCATATGATGAACATGGGTGGTTAAAGCCACCTGTTTGGTTGTGGTTTGGATGGGCGATTTTAATTCGTTCTGTTGTAGTTTTTGTTATGGCTGGTGCGAGTCGAGAACAAGGCACCGATTTATTAGCCTTGTTTTATCCTAGCCATGCGCATTTGTATACGAGTTTATGCTTAAGTCTACCTATATTGTTTTATATGTGGCTAAGCAGTTTCAAAAAGCCCACACGGCCTTTTATGCTAACTCTTTGGAAGCAAGGGCGGTGGCTAACTATTGTGATGGTTTTAATTGACCTTTCAATGTTAATTCAATCGGTTATTGTTAATCGAGGAGAGTTTCAGCCAGGAAGTGCATTGATTATCTTACTTCTTAGCTGGTTTCTTATATTTTTATGTCGCAGTAAACGAGTAAAGATATGCTTTAGTCTGACTTAA
- a CDS encoding DUF2956 domain-containing protein gives MTNYKKTKDSVSIESQQEAMKIAKATQKPAQTKEQTKLIAQGIEKGIALYKKQQKEKAREADKQKKKTQRTKQNNVKLSDIEDKQAQQEYINNESNKALPWILLAVSWPPSFIIRF, from the coding sequence ATGACAAACTACAAAAAAACAAAAGATTCCGTATCAATCGAGTCTCAACAAGAAGCCATGAAGATAGCTAAAGCTACACAAAAACCAGCTCAAACAAAAGAGCAAACTAAATTGATTGCGCAGGGAATCGAAAAAGGCATTGCTCTTTATAAGAAACAACAGAAGGAAAAGGCAAGAGAAGCGGATAAACAAAAGAAAAAAACACAGCGAACCAAGCAAAATAACGTAAAACTATCCGATATAGAAGATAAACAAGCACAACAAGAATACATTAATAACGAATCAAACAAAGCGTTACCATGGATCTTACTAGCCGTCAGTTGGCCGCCTTCATTTATTATACGGTTTTAG
- a CDS encoding TIGR02808 family protein, with protein MSTLESVIWHTLGYAAMPAIILGGFAAVSVLSIWILSLKSDKE; from the coding sequence ATGAGTACATTAGAATCGGTGATTTGGCATACTTTAGGTTATGCTGCAATGCCTGCGATTATTCTGGGTGGTTTTGCTGCTGTTTCTGTTCTTTCTATTTGGATTTTATCGTTGAAATCAGATAAAGAGTAA
- a CDS encoding NapC/NirT family cytochrome c has product MKLLKAFWKRFSSPSKAAVGIVLFMGFMGGLLFWGAFNTGMEATNTEEFCSGCHAPIVKEIQETIHYSNRSGVRAICSDCHVPHNWTDKIVRKVQASKELFAHYVTKTIDTEEKFKERRAHLAEREWHRMKENNSQECRNCHEFDYMDFSEQGPRSAKQHSTALASGEKTCVDCHKGIAHKLPDMSGIEGW; this is encoded by the coding sequence ATGAAATTATTAAAAGCATTTTGGAAGCGTTTTTCGTCTCCTAGTAAAGCTGCAGTAGGCATTGTTCTATTTATGGGCTTTATGGGCGGCTTGCTTTTCTGGGGCGCATTTAACACAGGTATGGAAGCAACCAACACAGAAGAGTTTTGTTCTGGTTGTCACGCACCAATTGTTAAAGAAATCCAAGAGACAATTCACTATTCAAACCGTTCAGGTGTACGTGCTATCTGTTCTGATTGTCACGTTCCACATAACTGGACAGATAAGATTGTACGTAAGGTACAGGCATCGAAAGAGCTCTTTGCTCACTATGTGACAAAAACGATTGATACTGAAGAGAAGTTTAAAGAGCGTCGAGCGCATTTAGCTGAGCGTGAATGGCATCGAATGAAAGAAAACAACTCTCAAGAATGTCGTAATTGTCATGAGTTTGATTATATGGATTTCTCAGAGCAAGGCCCACGTAGTGCGAAACAACACTCAACGGCGTTAGCATCAGGTGAAAAAACGTGTGTAGATTGTCATAAAGGTATCGCACATAAACTGCCTGATATGTCTGGTATTGAAGGTTGGTAA
- a CDS encoding nitrate reductase cytochrome c-type subunit gives MKKFIIALMSAGLLFTGAVQAEAEQGSELHNPGGIGGVESLRGASELEATRPADDFKRFPRDHALDSDYVYQPPLVPHTIRNYEVSLNANKCLSCHSWKNAKEMGATKISVTHYVNREDAVLSDVSPRRYFCLQCHVPQADAKPLVENEFERVDSLR, from the coding sequence ATGAAAAAGTTCATTATAGCGCTTATGTCAGCAGGACTATTGTTCACTGGCGCAGTACAAGCAGAAGCAGAACAAGGTTCTGAGCTGCATAATCCAGGTGGCATTGGTGGTGTTGAATCATTACGTGGCGCTTCAGAGTTAGAAGCAACACGTCCAGCGGATGATTTTAAGCGTTTTCCACGTGACCACGCTTTAGATAGTGACTATGTATATCAACCACCTTTGGTTCCTCATACGATTCGTAACTATGAAGTATCGTTGAATGCCAATAAGTGTTTGTCTTGTCATAGTTGGAAAAATGCAAAAGAAATGGGAGCAACTAAGATTAGTGTGACTCATTACGTAAACCGTGAAGATGCAGTGCTTTCTGATGTATCTCCTCGTCGTTACTTCTGTCTACAATGTCACGTTCCTCAAGCGGATGCAAAACCACTAGTAGAGAACGAATTTGAACGTGTGGACTCATTGCGCTAG
- the napA gene encoding periplasmic nitrate reductase subunit alpha produces the protein MKMTRRAFVKANAAASAAAVAGVTLPASATNLIVSSDQTKIKWDKAPCRFCGTGCSVLVGTQNGRVVATQGDPEAPVNKGLNCIKGYFLSKIMYGKDRVQTPMLRMKDGQYNKDGDFAPVSWDVALDTMAEKWKAALKKHGPTGVGMFGSGQWTVMEGYAAVKLMKAGFRSNNIDPNARHCMASAVGAFMRTFGIDEPMGCYDDFENADSFVLWGSNMAEMHPVLWTRISDRRLSHPHVKVNVLSTYYHRSFELADKGYIFEPQSDLAIANFIANYIIQNNAVNWDFVNKHTNFKQATTDIGYGLRDDDPLQMEAANPNSGAMSSISFEEYKKSVAPYTAQKASEMSGVSEEDLITLAKQYADPKTKVMSLWTMGMNQHTRGVWMNSLVYNIHLLTGKIATPGNSPFSLTGQPSACGTAREVGTFSHRLPADMVVANPKHRAISEKIWKLPEGTLNGKPGAHAVVQDRMLKDGKINAYWVMCNNNMQAGPNINTERLPGYRNPENFIVCSDPYPTATAQAADLILPTAMWVEKEGAYGNAERRTQAWYQQVQAKGEAKSDLWQIMEFSKRFKVEEVWGEELVAKAPEYRGKTMYDILFKNGQVDAFPLSEAQELNDDAKAQGFYVQKGLFEEYASFGRGHGHDLAPYDTYHTVRGLRWPVVDGKETLWRFKEGSDPYAKKGSDWDFYGKPDGKALIISAPYEAPPEVPNDEFDMWLCTGRVLEHWHTGTMTRRVPELYKAVPDALCYIHPADAKKRNLRRGDEVLISNKRGEVRVRVETRGRNRPPEGLVFVPFFDARILINKLILDATDPLSKQTDFKKCPVKITKIA, from the coding sequence ATGAAAATGACAAGACGTGCGTTTGTTAAAGCAAACGCAGCAGCTTCGGCTGCAGCTGTTGCAGGGGTTACGCTACCTGCTTCAGCAACAAATTTAATCGTTAGTTCTGACCAAACAAAAATTAAATGGGATAAAGCGCCTTGTCGTTTTTGTGGTACAGGTTGTTCAGTACTTGTTGGTACTCAAAATGGTCGCGTAGTCGCGACTCAAGGTGATCCTGAAGCACCTGTAAACAAAGGTCTTAACTGTATTAAAGGTTATTTCCTTTCTAAGATTATGTATGGTAAAGATCGTGTTCAAACGCCAATGTTGCGTATGAAAGACGGCCAATATAACAAAGATGGTGACTTTGCTCCTGTATCTTGGGATGTTGCTCTAGATACCATGGCTGAAAAGTGGAAAGCGGCTCTGAAAAAACATGGTCCAACAGGTGTTGGTATGTTTGGTTCTGGTCAGTGGACTGTAATGGAAGGCTATGCAGCGGTTAAGCTGATGAAAGCGGGTTTCCGTTCAAACAACATTGATCCAAATGCTCGTCACTGTATGGCATCTGCTGTAGGTGCATTTATGCGTACATTCGGTATCGATGAGCCTATGGGGTGTTATGATGATTTTGAAAACGCAGACTCGTTTGTTCTGTGGGGTTCAAACATGGCAGAAATGCACCCAGTATTATGGACTCGTATTTCAGACCGTCGTTTAAGCCATCCTCATGTAAAAGTTAATGTATTATCAACGTACTACCATCGTTCATTTGAATTAGCAGATAAAGGCTATATTTTTGAACCTCAATCTGACCTTGCTATTGCTAACTTCATTGCTAACTACATTATTCAAAATAATGCAGTTAACTGGGATTTCGTTAATAAACATACGAACTTCAAACAAGCGACGACGGATATTGGTTACGGTTTACGTGATGATGATCCTCTTCAAATGGAAGCGGCAAACCCTAACTCAGGTGCAATGTCTTCAATTAGCTTTGAAGAGTATAAAAAATCAGTAGCTCCTTATACGGCACAAAAAGCATCTGAAATGTCAGGCGTATCGGAAGAAGATCTGATTACTCTAGCTAAACAATATGCAGATCCAAAAACAAAAGTAATGTCTTTATGGACAATGGGTATGAACCAACATACTCGTGGTGTTTGGATGAACAGCCTTGTTTATAACATTCACTTGCTTACTGGTAAGATCGCAACACCTGGTAACAGCCCATTCTCTCTTACAGGTCAACCATCTGCGTGTGGTACTGCTCGTGAAGTTGGTACGTTCTCGCATCGTCTACCTGCTGATATGGTGGTTGCTAACCCTAAACACCGCGCTATCTCTGAGAAAATTTGGAAACTACCTGAAGGTACTCTAAATGGTAAGCCTGGAGCTCATGCCGTTGTTCAAGACCGTATGCTAAAAGATGGCAAGATCAATGCTTACTGGGTTATGTGTAATAACAACATGCAAGCTGGTCCAAATATTAACACTGAACGTCTACCAGGTTATCGTAATCCTGAAAACTTCATTGTATGTTCAGACCCATATCCAACAGCAACTGCACAAGCGGCTGACTTGATTCTACCAACTGCAATGTGGGTAGAGAAAGAAGGTGCTTATGGTAACGCAGAGCGTCGTACTCAAGCTTGGTATCAACAAGTACAAGCAAAAGGCGAAGCAAAATCAGATTTATGGCAAATCATGGAGTTCTCAAAACGCTTCAAAGTTGAAGAAGTGTGGGGCGAAGAGCTAGTAGCAAAAGCGCCTGAATACCGTGGTAAAACAATGTATGACATTTTGTTCAAAAATGGTCAAGTTGATGCCTTCCCATTATCAGAAGCGCAAGAGCTTAATGATGATGCTAAAGCTCAAGGCTTCTATGTTCAAAAAGGTCTGTTTGAAGAATATGCAAGCTTCGGTCGTGGCCATGGACACGATTTAGCACCGTACGATACCTATCACACAGTGCGTGGTTTACGCTGGCCTGTTGTTGATGGTAAAGAAACGCTATGGCGCTTTAAAGAAGGTTCAGATCCATATGCGAAGAAAGGATCAGACTGGGATTTCTATGGTAAACCTGATGGTAAGGCCTTAATTATCTCTGCACCATATGAAGCGCCACCTGAAGTGCCAAATGATGAGTTTGATATGTGGTTATGTACTGGTCGTGTTCTTGAACACTGGCATACAGGTACTATGACTCGTCGTGTTCCTGAGTTGTATAAAGCAGTTCCTGATGCGCTTTGTTATATCCACCCAGCAGATGCGAAAAAACGTAATTTACGTCGTGGAGATGAAGTTCTAATCTCAAACAAACGTGGTGAAGTACGAGTTCGTGTTGAAACTCGTGGCCGTAACCGTCCGCCAGAAGGATTGGTATTCGTACCATTCTTTGATGCTCGCATCTTAATTAACAAGTTGATTCTAGACGCAACTGATCCGCTATCTAAGCAGACAGACTTTAAGAAGTGTCCAGTTAAAATCACTAAAATTGCTTAA
- a CDS encoding chaperone NapD, giving the protein MLENLPENEVHISSLVVHVRPESLEITKEKILALPNTEIYGESEEGKIIVVLETENQGYITDSIDKINDFEDVLNVALVFHQIEHFDSQCEDES; this is encoded by the coding sequence ATGTTAGAGAATTTGCCTGAAAATGAAGTTCATATTTCAAGCTTAGTGGTTCATGTAAGACCTGAGTCACTTGAAATAACAAAAGAAAAAATATTAGCACTGCCGAATACGGAAATATATGGAGAAAGTGAAGAGGGCAAGATTATTGTTGTTCTTGAAACTGAAAACCAAGGATATATCACCGATTCAATCGATAAAATAAATGACTTCGAAGATGTACTAAATGTCGCTTTAGTATTTCACCAAATCGAGCACTTTGATTCGCAATGTGAGGATGAATCATGA
- the napF gene encoding ferredoxin-type protein NapF, translating into MSQDNAIDHSKRGFFRRLSSQKKINPLTQQRLPWVENESVFTSKCTRCEKCINACEENIIVKGDGGFPIVDFTKGECTFCEGCANSCPEALFDLTAEPVFSHKISINENCLAKKSVECRSCSDMCETQAIRFQLQLGSVAQPKINFDACNGCGGCVAVCPTSAISMTLEDSTSC; encoded by the coding sequence ATGAGTCAAGATAATGCAATTGACCATTCTAAGCGAGGATTTTTTCGCCGTTTATCTTCTCAAAAAAAAATAAATCCGTTAACACAACAGCGATTGCCTTGGGTAGAAAATGAATCAGTTTTTACGTCAAAGTGTACTCGATGTGAAAAGTGCATTAATGCATGCGAAGAAAATATTATTGTTAAAGGGGATGGTGGGTTTCCTATCGTCGATTTTACAAAAGGTGAATGTACTTTTTGTGAAGGCTGTGCAAATAGCTGCCCTGAAGCTTTATTTGATTTAACGGCTGAGCCTGTTTTCTCTCATAAAATATCTATAAATGAAAACTGTTTAGCGAAAAAATCTGTGGAATGTCGAAGTTGTAGCGATATGTGTGAAACACAAGCCATTCGCTTTCAACTTCAGTTGGGCAGCGTAGCTCAACCTAAAATTAATTTTGATGCCTGTAATGGATGTGGTGGCTGTGTTGCTGTTTGCCCTACATCTGCTATCAGCATGACACTGGAAGATAGCACATCATGTTAG
- the narQ gene encoding nitrate/nitrite two-component system sensor histidine kinase NarQ has protein sequence MKHTKTSILTKTIAQVMLLIVMISIITTSLALITLSSSLKDAEAVNIAGSLRMQSYRLAYDIETNSPALIEHLDKFSQSIESPSFKSLDQWFVPDDIEDYYEDIRLQWLSLQPSLLSDNKQIYLNKVSLFVDEIDHFVFRLQEFSERKLQLLSLIGALGLSLIVFSSIFIIFFTQRKIVSPLHHLVAASHAMTKGNYSVQVDLNSDNELGQLGNAFNHMTRQVDLSYRELENRVEDKTKKLSQANRSLMILYQCSQQLSASQLDEQAFKNILDTFTNIEGVISARLIVEEESGGDWEITSGEPDESPWSLQELCIDGEQLGYLLWQVSLPCPDQKLIINISNILARGIFYNQAQKQTHQLILLEERSTIARELHDSLAQSLSYLKIQTTLLKRQLEKCDCINTSTTLVELDEGLKSAYSQLRGLLNTFRLTINKAHFGEALQEIMTTLASQTKINIHLNNELPSLPINAQQHVHLLQLIREATLNAIKHSKADNIIITCFQEGEQGCINIEDDGVGFDPTEEKINHYGLRIMQERANCVHGKLSITSEIDNGCTVNVMFPLNQ, from the coding sequence ATGAAACACACAAAGACCTCAATTTTAACAAAAACCATAGCCCAAGTGATGTTGTTGATTGTTATGATCTCTATAATTACAACGAGCTTAGCTTTAATCACACTTTCCTCTAGCTTAAAAGATGCAGAAGCGGTCAATATTGCTGGTTCATTACGTATGCAAAGCTATCGTTTAGCTTATGATATTGAAACAAACTCCCCTGCTCTCATTGAACACTTAGATAAATTTTCACAATCAATAGAGTCGCCTTCATTTAAATCATTAGACCAATGGTTTGTACCTGATGATATTGAAGATTATTACGAAGATATCCGACTACAATGGCTTTCCTTACAACCATCATTATTAAGCGACAACAAACAAATCTATTTAAACAAAGTCTCTCTTTTCGTTGATGAAATTGATCATTTTGTTTTTCGTTTACAAGAGTTCTCAGAAAGAAAGCTTCAATTACTTTCTCTTATTGGTGCTCTTGGCTTATCACTGATTGTCTTCTCAAGTATTTTCATTATTTTTTTCACTCAAAGAAAAATCGTGAGCCCATTACATCACCTAGTTGCGGCAAGCCACGCTATGACAAAAGGAAACTATTCAGTTCAAGTGGATTTAAATAGTGATAATGAATTAGGCCAGCTAGGAAATGCATTTAATCACATGACAAGACAAGTCGATTTAAGCTACCGAGAATTAGAAAATCGAGTTGAAGATAAAACCAAGAAACTCAGCCAAGCCAATCGTTCATTAATGATCTTGTATCAATGCTCTCAACAACTATCAGCATCACAACTGGATGAACAAGCGTTTAAAAACATCCTTGATACTTTTACGAATATTGAAGGGGTTATCAGTGCACGCCTGATTGTTGAAGAAGAATCCGGTGGCGATTGGGAGATAACAAGCGGTGAGCCTGACGAGTCCCCATGGAGCCTTCAGGAGTTATGTATTGATGGCGAACAATTAGGATACTTATTATGGCAAGTATCATTGCCTTGCCCTGATCAGAAATTAATCATCAATATCTCAAATATTCTGGCGCGTGGTATTTTCTATAACCAAGCACAAAAACAAACACACCAACTCATTTTATTAGAAGAGCGCTCAACAATAGCTCGTGAGCTTCATGATTCTTTAGCTCAGTCGCTTTCCTATTTGAAAATTCAAACAACACTATTAAAACGACAATTAGAAAAGTGTGATTGTATAAATACAAGTACTACACTAGTAGAATTAGATGAAGGTCTTAAAAGTGCATATAGTCAATTACGAGGACTATTAAATACATTTAGATTAACCATTAATAAAGCTCACTTTGGTGAGGCCTTACAAGAAATCATGACAACCTTAGCCTCACAAACTAAGATAAATATTCATTTAAATAACGAACTTCCTTCTTTGCCTATAAATGCTCAACAACATGTTCATTTACTACAATTGATAAGAGAAGCGACATTAAATGCCATCAAACACTCAAAAGCTGATAATATTATCATTACGTGTTTTCAAGAAGGTGAGCAAGGCTGCATTAACATTGAAGACGATGGAGTAGGATTTGACCCTACAGAAGAAAAAATAAATCATTATGGGTTAAGGATCATGCAAGAACGTGCAAACTGCGTTCATGGTAAGCTATCCATAACTTCAGAAATAGACAACGGTTGTACAGTGAACGTTATGTTTCCACTAAACCAATAA
- a CDS encoding response regulator, with the protein MWNVVIVDDHPLMRRGIGQLLSFDEEFTLTGEASNGTDAVALISQDEPDLVLLDLNMKGMSGLDTLHALRNEGVTCPIVILTVSDNKQDIKTLIKAGADGYLLKDSEPDELIALLKEAMKGGKAYSEQVKTCLEEDAQGDDKLSQLTARELEILQHVAKGMRNKQVADKLFISEATVKVHMKSLLKKLNVKSRVAATLLYLDS; encoded by the coding sequence ATGTGGAATGTCGTTATCGTTGATGATCATCCGTTAATGCGTCGTGGTATTGGTCAACTTCTTTCTTTTGATGAAGAATTCACACTGACTGGCGAAGCAAGTAATGGTACTGATGCCGTTGCTCTGATTTCACAAGATGAACCAGACCTTGTTCTTCTTGATCTAAATATGAAAGGCATGTCAGGTTTAGATACGTTGCATGCGCTAAGAAATGAAGGGGTAACTTGCCCTATTGTCATTTTAACCGTGTCAGATAATAAACAGGACATCAAAACATTAATTAAAGCTGGGGCAGATGGTTATCTACTAAAAGACAGCGAACCAGATGAACTAATCGCATTATTAAAAGAAGCGATGAAAGGCGGCAAAGCCTACTCTGAACAAGTTAAAACCTGTTTAGAAGAAGACGCTCAAGGCGACGACAAATTATCTCAACTAACCGCTCGTGAATTAGAAATTTTGCAACATGTAGCAAAAGGAATGAGAAACAAGCAAGTTGCGGATAAACTTTTTATCTCTGAAGCGACTGTAAAAGTCCACATGAAGAGTTTGCTGAAAAAATTAAATGTAAAATCCCGTGTTGCAGCAACACTACTCTACTTAGATTCGTGA
- a CDS encoding DUF4156 domain-containing protein: protein MKKTFYSLLFLLVLNGCALTTEPMTPESSAINLYYNDSAVQGCQEVGTVTGSEGHWYTFFFITNKDLTIGAINDIKNEAQALGANSIVVHTPTPFNTSVTMFGSAYICP from the coding sequence ATGAAAAAAACGTTTTATTCACTCTTATTTCTATTGGTACTAAATGGTTGTGCATTAACAACAGAACCAATGACTCCTGAATCAAGTGCTATCAACTTATATTATAATGATAGTGCTGTACAGGGCTGCCAAGAGGTTGGCACTGTGACAGGAAGTGAGGGTCATTGGTATACCTTCTTCTTTATTACGAATAAAGATCTAACCATTGGCGCAATTAACGACATTAAAAATGAAGCTCAAGCTTTAGGGGCAAACAGCATAGTAGTTCACACACCGACACCCTTTAATACATCAGTAACTATGTTTGGCTCTGCTTATATTTGCCCTTAA
- a CDS encoding type VI secretion system PAAR protein, producing the protein MERRLYGKCSESGDIGSDHDGFHPTPVLAGSGTVKVDGVPAAKQGDPLAPHSKPKHPPHPRSISAGSSSVFIDGKPAARDGDAIGCGGTLKGGGTVNIG; encoded by the coding sequence ATTGAAAGGAGACTATATGGGAAATGCAGTGAAAGTGGGGATATTGGTAGTGATCATGACGGTTTTCATCCAACTCCAGTTTTAGCAGGTTCTGGGACAGTAAAAGTGGATGGAGTTCCAGCGGCAAAACAAGGAGATCCTCTTGCACCTCACTCTAAACCGAAACATCCACCTCATCCAAGATCCATTTCTGCAGGTTCAAGCTCTGTATTTATTGATGGAAAGCCTGCAGCAAGAGATGGCGATGCTATTGGGTGTGGTGGCACACTAAAAGGTGGTGGTACGGTTAATATTGGATAA
- a CDS encoding ArsC family reductase, with protein MTTIYGIKNCDTIKKCKKWLEANNLTFTYHDYRTDGIDKEMVTTFVKQLGWENVLNKRGTTYRQLTDEQKASLNEETAIELLLEMPAMIKRPVLIHNNEYHLGFKPAQYETLFDI; from the coding sequence ATGACTACAATCTACGGAATTAAAAACTGCGACACCATCAAGAAATGCAAAAAATGGCTTGAAGCAAATAACCTTACCTTTACTTATCACGATTATCGTACTGATGGTATTGATAAAGAGATGGTAACTACATTCGTAAAACAACTTGGTTGGGAAAATGTATTAAATAAACGTGGTACCACGTATCGCCAACTAACAGATGAACAAAAAGCATCTCTAAATGAAGAAACAGCAATCGAATTATTGCTAGAAATGCCAGCTATGATTAAACGCCCTGTACTTATTCATAATAATGAATATCACTTAGGCTTTAAGCCAGCTCAATACGAGACCTTGTTTGATATCTAA